One genomic window of Phoenix dactylifera cultivar Barhee BC4 chromosome 6, palm_55x_up_171113_PBpolish2nd_filt_p, whole genome shotgun sequence includes the following:
- the LOC103707499 gene encoding putative pentatricopeptide repeat-containing protein At1g19290 → MPRYYPPLLRSLTRRRSIHASRTLLQWNLPDLSRSELLDRLCRILTLERFHAVSKLPFEFSDDILDAVLVRLRLDPGACLGFFRIASKQQYFRPNARSHCKIVHILSRGRMFDEARGYLKDLVTVPSDRSSVSYVFDELVRVYKLFSFSPTVFDMLLKVYAEGGSVKEALFVFDNMGKYGCKPSSRSCNSLLSSLVKCGESRTTAHVFEQMARAGILPDVFTVSIMVNAYCKDGKIQKASDFVLEMERKGFEVNLVTYHSLINGYCSLGQTETAVRVFRSMSERGISPNVVTCTLLIKGYCKEGKVQEAERVLNNMKVVAGLSADEVAYGVLVNAYCQMGKMDDAIRIRDEMSGMGIKANVVICNALINGYCKLGRIREAEKIVDEMENGYLKPDAYSYNTLLDGFCKEGLMSKAFEICYMMLQKGIEVTVLTYNTLFKGFSQGGAMDDALKLWFLMLKRGVAPNEISCSTMLDGFFKAGDIERALKLWKDILARGFAKSQITYNTVINGLCKVGKMVEAEEILRKMVDWGCFPDSVTYRTLIDGYCKVGDMQKALNVRDEMEKLGFSPSIEMFNSLITGLFKSKTSGWVNDLLVGMQEKGLAPNIVTYGALIAGWCKEGIMDKAFEAYFEMTGKGLTPNIFICTALVSGLYRQGKIDEANVLLQKMVDINMLPDYEVFNKSSDCSANNPSMHKIANLLDETTKENIQPNNIMYNVVICGLCKSGRILDAKILFASLLQRGFVPDNFTYCTLIHGFSASGNVDEAFVLRDEMMKRGLIPNIVTYNSLINGLCKSGNLDRAVNLFHKLHSKGVTPNVVTFNTLIDGYCKSGKITEAFKLKQKMMEEGISPTVVTYTTLINGLCSQGDTEAAIKILDQMVESGVDPNYVTYSTLVQGYIRCMDMHQISKLYEEMHIRGLFPAVAFKGNMGPAEPMAVKGIKHGTINLSEHIHAY, encoded by the coding sequence ATGCCAAGGTACTATCCTCCTCTCCTTCGATCCCTCACCCGCCGCCGATCGATCCATGCCTCCCGAACCCTCCTCCAATGGAACCTCCCGGATCTCAGCAGGTCGGAGCTCCTCGACCGGCTCTGCCGTATCCTGACCCTAGAGCGCTTCCACGCCGTCTCCAAGCTCCCCTTCGAGTTCTCCGACGACATCCTCGACGCCGTCCTCGTCAGGCTCCGTCTCGATCCCGGTGCCTGCCTGGGGTTCTTCAGAATCGCCTCGAAGCAGCAGTACTTCAGGCCCAATGCCCGATCTCATTGCAAGATTGTTCACATCTTATCCCGGGGGCGCATGTTCGATGAGGCTAGAGGGTACTTGAAGGATCTGGTGACTGTTCCCAGCGATAGATCATCCGTTTCCTATGTTTTTGACGAGCTTGTGAGGGTTTATAAGCTGTTCTCTTTCTCCCCGACGGTCTTTGATATGCTTCTGAAGGTCTACGCGGAGGGTGGATCCGTAAAGGAGGCTCTTTTCGTTTTTGATAACATGGGCAAGTATGGATGCAAGCCTAGTTCCAGGTCTTGCAACAGTCTTCTGAGTAGCCTGGTTAAATGCGGAGAGAGTCGCACAACGGCTCATGTATTCGAACAGATGGCCAGGGCAGGGATTCTGCCTGATGTTTTCACTGTGTCTATCATGGTTAATGCTTATTGCAAGGATGGGAAGATCCAGAAAGCTTCGGATTTTGTGTTAGAAATGGAACGGAAGGGCTTTGAGGTGAATCTCGTGACTTACCATTCGCTGATCAATGGCTACTGCAGTTTAGGACAGACGGAAACGGCAGTGAGAGTTTTCAGGTCGATGTCTGAAAGAGGCATTTCACCGAATGTTGTTACCTGCACACTGTTGATCAAGGGATACTGCAAGGAAGGCAAGGTTCAGGAAGCGGAGAGAGTTCTTAACAACATGAAAGTGGTAGCCGGTTTATCTGCTGATGAAGTTGCTTATGGTGTGCTGGTAAATGCTTACTGCCAAATGGGAAAAATGGATGATGCGATTAGGATTCGAGATGAGATGTCAGGTATGGGAATAAAAGCAAACGTAGTCATCTGTAATGCCTTGATTAATGGATATTGCAAGCTGGGAAGAATCCGCGAGGCAGAGAAAATAGTGGATGAGATGGAAAATGGGTACCTGAAACCAGATGCTTACAGTTATAATACTCTCTTAGATGGCTTTTGCAAGGAGGGTCTTATGAGCAaggcatttgaaatttgttacATGATGCTTCAGAAAGGTATTGAAGTGACAGTTCTAACCTATAATACCCTTTTCAAGGGCTTCTCTCAGGGAGGTGCCATGGATGATGCCTTGAAGTTGTGGTTCTTAATGCTGAAAAGGGGTGTGGCACCTAATGAAATTAGTTGCAGCACCATGCTGGATGGTTTTTTCAAAGCAGGTGATATTGAACGAGCCTTAAAGCTTTGGAAGGATATCCTAGCTAGGGGGTTTGCAAAGAGTCAAATCACATACAATACAGTGATCAATGGGTTGTGCAAGGTGGGGAAAATGGTAGAAGCGGAGGAGATTCTTAGGAAGATGGTAGATTGGGGTTGTTTCCCTGATAGCGTGACTTATAGGACACTGATTGATGGTTACTGTAAAGTTGGTGACATGCAGAAGGCTTTGAACGTTAGGGATGAGATGGAAAAGTTAGGATTCTCTCCTTCCATTGAGATGTTTAATTCTCTCATTACTGGACTCTTCAAATCTAAGACATCTGGCTGGGTCAATGATCTTCTTGTTGGCATGCAAGAAAAGGGACTGGCTCCCAATATTGTGACCTATGGAGCTTTGATAGCTGGCTGGTGTAAAGAAGGAATCATGGATAAAGCTTTTGAAGCATATTTTGAAATGACAGGGAAGGGTTTAACTCCAAATATATTCATATGCACTGCTCTTGTCAGTGGTCTCTATCGTCAGGGTAAGATTGATGAGGCAAATGTGTTGTTGCAGAAAATGGTAGATATCAACATGCTTCCAGATTATGAAGTTTTTAATAAGTCTTCTGATTGTAGTGCAAACAATCCCAGTATGCATAAAATTGCAAATCTCCTTGATGAaactacaaaagaaaatattcagCCTAACAACATTATGTACAATGTTGTCATCTGTGGGCTTTGCAAGTCTGGAAGGATTTTAGATGCAAAGATACTGTTCGCAAGTTTgctacaaaggggctttgtaccTGACAATTTTACTTATTGCACTCTTATTCATGGCTTCTCAGCTTCAGGTAATGTAGATGAAGCTTTTGTATTAAGGGATGAGATGATGAAAAGGGGTCTCATTCCAAATATTGTTACATACAATTCTCTCATCAATGGCCTGTGTAAGTCTGGGAATTTAGATAGAGCGGTCAATCTTTTCCATAAGCTGCACTCAAAGGGTGTAACTCCTAATGTTGTTACATTCAATACATTGATTGATGGTTACTGCAAGTCTGGTAAAATTACTGAAGCATTCAAACTTAAGCAAAAAATGATGGAGGAAGGCATCAGTCCTACTGTTGTGACCTATACTACATTGATCAATGGTCTCTGCAGTCAGGGGGATACGGAAGCTGCCATTAAGATTCTTGATCAAATGGTTGAGAGTGGTGTGGACCCTAATTATGTGACATATTCTACATTGGTCCAAGGTTATATCAGATGTATGGACATGCATCAGATTTCAAAGCTATATGAAGAGATGCATATCCGAGGCCTTTTTCCAGCTGTTGCCTTCAAAGGAAACATGGGTCCTGCAGAACCCATGGCTGTGAAAGGAATCAAGCATGGCACCATTAATTTGTCTGAACATATTCATGCATATTAA
- the LOC103707497 gene encoding probable vacuolar amino acid transporter YPQ1, with translation MAKSPAWASCAEEKKACVGWIEKYFKDCVCSLSGEISFGLGLISLICWGIAEIPQIVTNFQTKSCHGVSLGLILTWVIGDIFNLAGCLLEPVTLPTQFYTALLYTATTVVLLLQTLYYDYWLRWWKSKVVESIVEVEEERKPLNPKLDDDSSRPIPTTASDRASPRIDLYYRSARSLASSGTPPYGSSYLGTARSGPSGSALHDSSSEDEASPAHDSRHRVAAKPKQIVSRSVGYGAIIIGSTGLPFQSRAMMEKYMGLAGRRILLQEERVKTLDGSPYGLLLGWIMAAIYMGGRLPQIYLNIKRGSVEGLNPLMFMFALIANATYVGSILVRSVEWERIKANAPWLLDAIICVLLDLFIMIQFTYYKCMHRRESHEEDGCGDYVEVKSPLPES, from the exons ATGGCCAAGTCTCCTGCATGGGCTTCCTGCGCCGAGGAGAAGAAGGCCTGCGTAGGTTGGATTGAGAAGTATTTCAAGGACTGCGTGTGCAGTCTTAGCGGCGAGATATCATTCGGCCTCGGTCTGATTAGCCTCATCTGCTGGGGGATTGCGGAGATCCCACAAATCGTCACCAACTTCCAGACCAAGTCCTGCCATGGTGTCTCCCTTGGACTCATCCTCACTTGGGTCATCGG TGACATCTTTAATTTGGCGGGCTGCCTTCTCGAGCCAGTAACG TTGCCAACCCAATTTTATACGGCACTG CTCTACACTGCCACTACGGTGGTCTTGCTATTGCAGACGTTGTACTACGACTACTGGCTTAGATGGTGGAAAAGCAAAGTTGTCGAGTCTATAGTCGAG GTCGAGGAAGAGAGGAAGCCTTTGAATCCAAAGCTAGATGACGATTCGAGCAGGCCAATACCTACCACAGCCTCAGATCGGGCATCGCCTCGGATCGATCTATACTACAG GTCGGCGAGGTCTTTGGCCAGCAGCGGGACTCCACCGTATGGCTCGTCTTATCTGGGAACGGCCAGGAGCGGACCATCTGGCTCAGCACTGCACGACTCGTCGTCCGAGGACGAGGCCTCTCCAGCTCATGATTCAAGGCACCGGGTAGCTGCCAAGCCCAAGCAGATCGTGTCACGTTCG GTTGGTTATGGAGCAATTATCATTGGTTCAACTGGTCTTCCCTTCCAAAGTAGGGCTATGATGGAAAAATACATGGGTTTAGCTGGAAGAAGAATATTGTTGCAG GAAGAGAGAGTGAAGACATTGGATGGTAGTCCTTATGGCCTTTTGTTAGGATGGATTATGGCTGCCATATATATGGGAGGCCGCCTGCCACAAATATACTTAAAT ATTAAACGAGGGAGTGTGGAG GGTTTAAACCCACTTATGTTCATGTTTGCACTCATTGCTAATGCAACTTATGTCGgaag CATACTCGTGAGGAGTGTCGAATGGGAAAGGATAAAGGCTAATGCCCCTTGGTTGTTAGATGCAATAATCTGTGTGCTTCTCGACTTATTT ATCATGATACAGTTCACCTATTACAAGTGCATGCATAGAAGGGAGAGCCACGAAGAAGATGGATGCGGAGATTATGTGGAGGTCAAGAGTCCCTTGCCTGAAAGCTAA